The following proteins come from a genomic window of Kitasatospora sp. NBC_01246:
- a CDS encoding YegP family protein — MDASNRGHTAAGAGRGGFRVERAPDGRYRWQLKAPNGRVVAVTAAGYETAADAERGFDGLRAGADALVARITHVRDGIGWVWVVPGSRLLPEVRSSRAYERYATCQNAFRRFVVLLAKQPALEFPELAAPLRPSDARR, encoded by the coding sequence GTGGACGCGTCGAACCGCGGTCACACCGCAGCAGGTGCAGGGCGTGGGGGATTCCGGGTCGAACGGGCGCCGGACGGGCGTTACCGCTGGCAGCTGAAGGCCCCCAACGGCCGGGTCGTCGCGGTCACCGCGGCCGGATACGAGACGGCCGCGGACGCCGAGCGCGGCTTCGACGGGTTACGCGCCGGCGCCGACGCCCTGGTCGCCCGGATCACCCACGTCCGCGACGGCATCGGCTGGGTCTGGGTCGTCCCCGGTTCGCGCCTGCTCCCCGAGGTGCGCTCCAGTCGCGCCTACGAGCGGTACGCGACCTGCCAGAACGCCTTCCGCCGGTTCGTGGTGCTGCTGGCCAAGCAGCCCGCCCTCGAATTCCCGGAACTCGCGGCACCGTTGAGACCCTCCGATGCCCGCCGCTGA
- a CDS encoding PstS family phosphate ABC transporter substrate-binding protein — translation MRKTAAKLLAVAAIATSLATVAAGTASADPSVTPAAQDIVSAGSDTTQAVSTRFSTDYNAYLTSIGDTTSPRYYSWDATGSTNITLKSGASSIVRPNGSGAGITELNTSGSALDVARSSRAPKSTDPASDIFVAFAKDAVTWSANSGGHAPASLTAAQLKGIYDCSITNWTQINASLTNATIKPWLPQASSGTRAFFLTAIGNPTVGSCVQDGPEENEGVDTRLAGADTVFPYSVASYLSQTVGGHSTSTSAPASLTLRNVGTLVPVNTTTNTINAPFAASAFGRVVYNVVRDAEWTATNAHGTALRAIFGPSGWICSNGTNDIKSYGFLPLPAAACGSTTHS, via the coding sequence ATGCGCAAGACCGCTGCCAAGCTGCTCGCCGTCGCCGCCATCGCCACCTCGCTCGCCACCGTCGCCGCCGGCACCGCCAGCGCCGACCCGAGCGTGACCCCGGCCGCCCAGGACATCGTGAGCGCGGGCTCCGACACCACGCAGGCCGTGTCGACCCGGTTCTCGACCGACTACAACGCCTACCTGACGAGCATCGGCGACACCACCTCGCCGCGCTACTACAGCTGGGACGCCACGGGCTCGACGAACATCACGCTGAAGTCGGGCGCCTCCTCGATCGTCCGCCCGAACGGCTCCGGCGCCGGCATCACCGAGCTGAACACCTCCGGCTCCGCGCTGGACGTGGCCCGCTCCTCGCGTGCCCCGAAGTCCACCGACCCGGCGTCGGACATCTTCGTCGCGTTCGCCAAGGACGCGGTGACCTGGTCCGCCAACTCCGGCGGCCACGCCCCGGCGAGCCTGACCGCCGCCCAGCTCAAGGGCATCTACGACTGCTCCATCACCAACTGGACGCAGATCAACGCCTCGCTGACCAACGCCACGATCAAGCCCTGGCTGCCGCAGGCGAGCTCCGGCACCCGCGCCTTCTTCCTGACCGCGATCGGCAACCCGACCGTGGGCAGCTGCGTCCAGGACGGCCCGGAGGAGAACGAGGGCGTCGACACCCGCCTGGCCGGCGCCGACACCGTCTTCCCGTACTCGGTGGCCTCGTACCTGTCCCAGACCGTGGGCGGCCACTCCACCTCGACCTCCGCCCCGGCCAGCCTGACCCTGCGCAACGTCGGCACCCTGGTGCCGGTCAACACCACCACCAACACCATCAACGCCCCGTTCGCCGCCTCGGCGTTCGGCCGCGTGGTCTACAACGTCGTCCGTGACGCCGAGTGGACCGCCACCAACGCCCACGGCACCGCGCTGCGCGCGATCTTCGGCCCCTCGGGCTGGATCTGCTCCAACGGCACCAACGACATCAAGAGCTACGGCTTCCTGCCCCTCCCGGCGGCGGCCTGCGGCAGCACCACCCACAGCTGA
- a CDS encoding GAF domain-containing protein, which produces MDPTPDLPPATAPDPAPHRVPEISSLGLDTLVTEVAERLQSAAAVTDRMQRLLEAVVSVGAGLDLHATLHRIATGAAELVDARYAALGVIAPGGHGLADFIHVGVDDETAAAIGELPAGRGILGALIDRPEPLRLTDLATDPRSSGFPPEHPAMKTFLGEPIRIRDEVFGNLYLTEKQGGGAFTPEDEQVVHALAAAAGVAIENSRLYEEGRRRERWIAGAAAVTTALLSADEAEVALTVAAEQVRELADAALGMILLPTVDGEGDGQMRVAHASGEAAEFVQGELLPKESFGARLLQGDSVYLDDMSSDPTVVIRLARSFGPSMAVPMVAAGRVLGGLCVWRPRGAVPFTDTEKQLAETFASQAALALRLAEGQRDQQRLAVFQDRDRIARDLHDLVIQRLFATGMMLESAARRAVVPEVKVGIGNAVDELDATIQEVRTTIYALQHDNHGDAPDTLRTRVLREGSQAAAALGFKPSVTFTGPVESLVGEKTGRQLLAALREMLSNTARHARASRVGVEVDATVHLDDEGRPVSGDPESLDRAGRPGVLLTVTDDGVGIPVGGRRSGLRNLTRRAEVLGGDAWHEPGPYGKGTRVRWTARL; this is translated from the coding sequence ATGGACCCCACGCCAGACCTGCCACCCGCCACCGCTCCCGACCCGGCGCCCCACCGGGTGCCCGAGATCTCCTCGCTCGGGCTGGACACGCTGGTCACCGAGGTGGCGGAGCGGCTGCAGTCGGCGGCCGCCGTCACCGACCGGATGCAGCGGCTGCTGGAGGCCGTCGTGTCGGTCGGCGCCGGGCTGGACCTGCACGCGACGCTGCACCGGATCGCCACCGGCGCCGCCGAGCTGGTGGACGCCCGGTACGCCGCGCTCGGCGTGATCGCACCGGGCGGCCACGGCCTGGCGGACTTCATCCACGTCGGCGTGGACGACGAGACCGCCGCCGCGATCGGCGAGCTGCCGGCCGGCCGGGGCATCCTCGGCGCCCTGATCGACCGGCCCGAGCCGCTGCGCCTGACCGACCTTGCCACCGACCCGCGCTCCTCCGGGTTCCCGCCGGAGCACCCGGCGATGAAGACCTTCCTCGGCGAGCCGATCCGGATCCGTGACGAGGTGTTCGGCAACCTCTACCTCACCGAGAAGCAGGGCGGCGGCGCCTTCACCCCCGAGGACGAGCAGGTGGTGCACGCGCTCGCCGCGGCCGCCGGCGTCGCGATCGAGAACTCCCGGCTGTACGAGGAGGGGCGGCGGCGCGAGCGGTGGATCGCGGGCGCGGCCGCCGTCACCACGGCGCTGCTCTCCGCCGACGAGGCCGAGGTCGCGCTGACCGTCGCGGCCGAGCAGGTGCGCGAGCTGGCGGACGCGGCGCTCGGCATGATCCTGCTGCCGACCGTGGACGGCGAGGGCGACGGCCAGATGCGGGTGGCGCACGCCTCCGGCGAGGCCGCGGAGTTCGTCCAGGGCGAGCTGCTGCCGAAGGAGAGCTTCGGGGCCCGGCTCCTCCAGGGCGACAGCGTCTACCTCGACGACATGTCCAGCGACCCGACCGTGGTGATCCGCCTGGCGCGCAGCTTCGGCCCGTCGATGGCGGTGCCGATGGTCGCCGCCGGCCGGGTGCTCGGAGGGCTCTGCGTCTGGCGCCCGCGCGGCGCGGTGCCGTTCACCGACACCGAGAAGCAGCTCGCCGAGACCTTCGCCTCGCAGGCCGCGCTGGCCCTGCGGCTCGCCGAGGGGCAGCGGGACCAGCAGCGCCTCGCCGTCTTCCAGGACCGCGACCGGATCGCCCGCGACCTGCACGACCTGGTGATCCAGCGGCTGTTCGCCACCGGGATGATGCTGGAGAGCGCCGCCCGGCGCGCGGTCGTGCCCGAGGTGAAGGTCGGCATCGGGAACGCGGTGGACGAGCTGGACGCCACCATCCAGGAGGTCCGCACCACCATCTACGCGCTCCAGCACGACAACCACGGCGACGCGCCGGACACCCTGCGGACGCGGGTGCTGCGGGAGGGCAGCCAGGCCGCCGCGGCGCTCGGCTTCAAGCCCTCGGTGACCTTCACGGGCCCGGTGGAGAGCCTGGTCGGCGAGAAGACCGGCCGTCAACTGCTGGCCGCGCTGCGCGAGATGCTCTCCAACACGGCCCGGCACGCACGGGCCTCGCGGGTCGGCGTGGAGGTCGACGCCACCGTGCACCTGGACGACGAGGGACGCCCGGTGAGCGGTGACCCGGAGTCACTCGACCGGGCCGGGCGCCCCGGGGTGCTGCTGACCGTGACGGACGACGGCGTCGGCATCCCCGTCGGCGGCCGCCGCAGCGGTCTGCGCAACCTCACCCGACGGGCCGAGGTGCTCGGCGGGGACGCCTGGCACGAGCCCGGTCCGTACGGAAAGGGGACGCGGGTGCGCTGGACCGCGCGGCTCTGA
- the pstA gene encoding phosphate ABC transporter permease PstA yields MTTLDLPPATVAAPADPPAAAAAPRPEKRVRLGGFTREDVLTLVGALVGSLALDWMLYERILPFSGAQGFLLCWYALFLVGYFAIGRLQWNPLMVRDRLVSVVAWSSGLLVVGLIADQIGYVLVRGYDAARHLNFFTESMDHTAPLSPITSGGALNALVGSLEQLGLATLFAVPLGIAAAVFMSEVGGRMARPVRTLVEAMTALPSIVAGLFILGVVIITFGFEKSGFAASLALTVMMMPIVTRAAEVVIRLVPGTLREASYALGGSQWRTVWNVVLPTARPGLVTAVVLGMARGVGETSPVLLTSGFTSQFNGNPFSEHQVSLPLYIWNYVKQPYPDMIARAFAAALTLMIVVLVLFVTARVVGGRKPGQLTRRQKRRIDRAAAVAEASARGGHRGSARPSTAAAARTAARPAGVATALGEH; encoded by the coding sequence ATGACCACCCTCGACCTGCCCCCGGCCACCGTGGCCGCGCCGGCCGACCCACCCGCGGCCGCCGCCGCGCCGCGCCCCGAGAAGCGGGTCCGGCTCGGCGGCTTCACCCGCGAGGACGTGCTGACCCTGGTCGGTGCGCTGGTCGGCTCGCTCGCCCTGGACTGGATGCTCTACGAGCGGATCCTGCCGTTCAGCGGTGCGCAGGGCTTCCTGCTCTGCTGGTACGCCCTGTTCCTGGTGGGCTACTTCGCCATCGGCCGCCTCCAGTGGAACCCGCTGATGGTCCGCGACCGGCTGGTCTCGGTCGTCGCCTGGAGCTCCGGACTGCTGGTCGTCGGCCTGATCGCCGACCAGATCGGCTACGTGCTGGTGCGCGGCTACGACGCGGCCCGGCACCTCAACTTCTTCACCGAGTCGATGGACCACACCGCCCCGCTCTCCCCGATCACCTCGGGCGGCGCGCTCAACGCGCTGGTCGGCTCGCTCGAACAGCTCGGCCTGGCCACGCTGTTCGCGGTCCCGCTGGGCATCGCGGCGGCGGTCTTCATGTCCGAGGTCGGCGGCCGGATGGCCCGGCCGGTGCGGACCCTGGTCGAGGCGATGACCGCGCTGCCGTCGATCGTCGCGGGCCTGTTCATCCTCGGCGTCGTGATCATCACCTTCGGCTTCGAGAAGAGCGGCTTCGCGGCCTCGCTGGCCCTCACCGTGATGATGATGCCGATCGTCACCAGGGCCGCCGAGGTGGTCATCCGGCTGGTGCCCGGCACGCTGCGGGAGGCCTCGTACGCACTCGGCGGCAGCCAGTGGCGCACGGTCTGGAACGTGGTGCTGCCGACCGCCCGGCCCGGGCTGGTGACGGCCGTGGTGCTCGGCATGGCGCGCGGCGTCGGCGAGACCTCCCCGGTGCTGCTGACCTCGGGGTTCACCTCGCAGTTCAACGGCAATCCGTTCAGCGAGCACCAGGTCTCGCTGCCGCTGTACATCTGGAACTACGTCAAGCAGCCCTACCCCGACATGATCGCGCGCGCCTTCGCCGCCGCGCTGACCCTGATGATCGTGGTGCTCGTCCTGTTCGTCACCGCCCGCGTCGTCGGCGGCCGCAAGCCGGGTCAGCTGACGCGCCGCCAGAAGCGCCGGATCGACCGCGCCGCCGCCGTCGCCGAGGCCTCCGCCCGGGGCGGGCACCGGGGCTCCGCCCGGCCCTCGACCGCGGCCGCCGCCCGTACCGCCGCCCGGCCCGCCGGCGTGGCCACCGCCCTCGGGGAGCACTGA
- the pstC gene encoding phosphate ABC transporter permease subunit PstC: MTAAAEPAAPYAGAPRPPEPDVPRVITAPATPGDRVFRGVLRVAGLSVFAIMGLIAFFLILRGANALGEVGWSFLTEQKWQTQAHNFGIAAVLPNGLLIAVIALVIAVPVALTTAIFISEYAPTRLRATLVSLIDLMAAIPSIVYGLWGLFFLQPRIIGFVRWLTNHLGDAIPFLKVRTGDIGTSYTSSTFIAGVVVSLMIIPIVASLSREVFSQAPQGEREGAYALGSTRWGMVRAVVLPFGRGGVIGAVMLGFGRAMGETIAVALIISPNFKAISHILENGANSISALIALRFGESDELSLSALMAAGLVLFALTLLVNLGAGFVINRSRSGASTAD, encoded by the coding sequence ATGACAGCCGCCGCCGAGCCCGCGGCACCGTACGCCGGGGCTCCACGTCCACCAGAACCCGATGTCCCCCGCGTCATCACCGCCCCCGCCACGCCCGGAGACCGGGTGTTCCGGGGAGTGCTGAGGGTGGCGGGCCTCTCCGTCTTCGCGATCATGGGACTGATCGCGTTCTTCCTGATCCTGCGCGGCGCGAACGCGCTGGGCGAGGTGGGCTGGTCCTTCCTCACCGAGCAGAAGTGGCAGACCCAGGCCCACAACTTCGGGATCGCCGCCGTCCTGCCGAACGGCCTGCTGATCGCGGTGATCGCCCTGGTGATCGCCGTGCCGGTGGCGCTGACCACGGCGATCTTCATCTCCGAGTACGCGCCGACCAGGCTGCGGGCGACGCTGGTCTCGCTCATCGACCTGATGGCCGCGATCCCCAGCATCGTCTACGGCCTCTGGGGGCTGTTCTTCCTCCAGCCGCGCATCATCGGCTTCGTCCGCTGGCTGACCAACCACCTGGGCGACGCGATCCCCTTCCTCAAGGTGCGCACCGGCGACATCGGGACCTCCTACACCTCCTCCACCTTCATCGCCGGGGTGGTCGTCTCGCTGATGATCATCCCGATCGTCGCCTCGCTCAGCCGGGAGGTGTTCTCGCAGGCCCCGCAGGGCGAGCGGGAGGGCGCGTACGCGCTGGGCTCGACCCGGTGGGGGATGGTCCGCGCGGTGGTGCTGCCGTTCGGCCGCGGCGGTGTGATCGGCGCGGTGATGCTGGGCTTCGGCCGGGCGATGGGCGAGACGATCGCCGTCGCGCTCATCATCTCGCCGAACTTCAAGGCCATCAGCCACATCCTGGAGAACGGCGCCAACTCCATCTCGGCGCTGATCGCGCTGCGCTTCGGCGAGTCGGACGAGCTCTCGCTCTCCGCGCTGATGGCGGCCGGCCTGGTGCTCTTCGCGCTCACCCTGCTGGTCAACCTGGGCGCCGGCTTCGTGATCAACCGGTCCCGCTCCGGTGCTTCGACGGCGGACTGA
- a CDS encoding substrate-binding domain-containing protein, whose protein sequence is MARTFAVLLSLILAAGSLLLGQSTPAFAATALNADGSSWAGPAIDQWRQDVAPQGIQINFNPIGSAAGRNQWSIGQDDFTASDVPFRSQTDTGLGQAGQAGGSGKAENPRYGFSYVPITAGGTTFMYNLVVAGKQVRDLRLSPQTVVDIFTNKITNWNDPKITADYGKALPSLPITPVVRSDGSGATAQFTRWMSHTHGAQWEEYCKSVNGVSCGDYTEFFPPSGRMTAQNGSDVVAGYIKAPSGLGTIGYDEYAFAKRSNWPVVKVLNPAGYYTLPTASNVAVALTAAKIRGVDDSTAADDPDYLQQNLDGVYSMNDPRSYPLSSYSYLIVPRAGAALPPPPRFTNDKGSALSRFLAYVLCEGQGEADGLGYSPIPRNLVRGGLLQTQHIPGNASPVDANTLSNCANPTFNSAGRLTVLDNAPQPSPCDAKGAPLDCTVQGGQAVKSGSGSGSGTGGSATGGSGSATGGTGGGASGGAGKTPSASGTGSGSSGTGGTGGAAGAGGTAGGGTGGTADQPGAVDPAAGTGTEGDQAAAEDVVDPQTGQVVARGRAAAAGEVTANVVAVDGRPDDWMLSTLTALELLAVVLVPPLLGRRLMRRRNSAGGRS, encoded by the coding sequence GTGGCACGCACGTTCGCCGTGCTGCTGTCCCTGATCCTCGCCGCGGGCTCCCTCCTGCTGGGGCAGAGCACCCCCGCCTTCGCGGCCACCGCACTCAACGCCGACGGCTCCAGCTGGGCCGGCCCGGCCATCGACCAGTGGCGCCAGGACGTCGCTCCGCAGGGCATCCAGATCAACTTCAACCCGATCGGTTCGGCGGCCGGCCGCAACCAGTGGAGCATCGGCCAGGACGACTTCACCGCCTCCGACGTGCCGTTCCGCTCGCAGACCGACACCGGCCTCGGCCAGGCCGGCCAGGCCGGCGGCTCCGGCAAGGCCGAGAACCCCCGGTACGGCTTCTCCTACGTGCCGATCACCGCCGGTGGGACGACCTTCATGTACAACCTGGTCGTCGCCGGCAAGCAGGTCCGCGACCTGCGGCTCTCCCCGCAGACCGTGGTCGACATCTTCACCAACAAGATCACCAACTGGAACGACCCGAAGATCACCGCGGACTACGGCAAGGCCCTGCCGAGCCTCCCGATCACCCCGGTGGTCCGCTCCGACGGCTCCGGCGCGACCGCCCAGTTCACCCGCTGGATGAGCCACACCCACGGCGCGCAGTGGGAGGAGTACTGCAAGAGCGTCAACGGCGTCAGCTGCGGTGACTACACCGAGTTCTTCCCGCCGTCGGGCCGGATGACCGCGCAGAACGGCTCCGACGTCGTGGCCGGCTACATCAAGGCCCCGTCCGGCCTCGGCACCATCGGCTACGACGAGTACGCCTTCGCCAAGCGCAGCAACTGGCCGGTCGTGAAGGTGCTCAACCCGGCCGGCTACTACACCCTGCCGACCGCCTCCAACGTCGCCGTCGCGCTCACCGCCGCCAAGATCCGCGGCGTGGACGACAGCACCGCCGCCGACGACCCGGACTACCTCCAGCAGAACCTCGACGGCGTCTACTCGATGAACGACCCGAGGTCGTACCCGCTCTCCAGCTACAGCTACCTCATCGTGCCGCGGGCCGGGGCGGCGCTCCCGCCGCCGCCGCGCTTCACCAACGACAAGGGCAGCGCCCTCAGCCGCTTCCTCGCCTACGTGCTCTGCGAGGGCCAGGGCGAGGCGGACGGCCTCGGCTACTCCCCGATCCCGCGCAACCTGGTCCGCGGCGGGCTGCTGCAGACCCAGCACATCCCCGGCAACGCCAGCCCGGTCGACGCCAACACCCTCTCCAACTGCGCCAACCCGACCTTCAACTCGGCCGGCCGGCTGACCGTGCTGGACAACGCCCCGCAGCCCAGCCCGTGCGACGCCAAGGGCGCCCCGCTGGACTGCACCGTGCAGGGCGGCCAGGCGGTCAAGTCCGGGTCCGGCTCGGGCTCCGGCACCGGCGGCTCCGCCACCGGGGGCTCCGGCTCCGCCACCGGCGGGACGGGCGGCGGCGCGAGCGGCGGGGCGGGGAAGACCCCCTCGGCGAGCGGCACCGGCAGCGGATCGTCCGGCACCGGGGGCACCGGTGGCGCGGCGGGGGCCGGGGGGACCGCCGGGGGCGGCACCGGCGGCACGGCCGACCAGCCCGGCGCGGTCGACCCGGCCGCGGGCACCGGCACCGAGGGCGACCAGGCCGCGGCCGAGGACGTCGTCGACCCGCAGACCGGCCAGGTGGTCGCGCGCGGCCGCGCCGCCGCCGCCGGCGAGGTCACGGCCAACGTGGTCGCCGTCGACGGGCGGCCGGACGACTGGATGCTGTCCACCCTGACCGCGCTCGAACTGCTCGCCGTCGTGCTCGTCCCGCCGCTGCTCGGCCGCCGTCTGATGCGGCGCCGCAACTCCGCCGGCGGCCGGTCGTGA